A single region of the Brachypodium distachyon strain Bd21 chromosome 3, Brachypodium_distachyon_v3.0, whole genome shotgun sequence genome encodes:
- the LOC100825514 gene encoding uncharacterized protein LOC100825514 has product MAAVVAAVEAGVVAVASGRSSKLVRSLYWRLRAGIRRLKSPDRRRRWRGRERFSFHYDALSYALNFDEGRAGADFALV; this is encoded by the coding sequence ATGGCGGCCGTGGTGGCGGCCGTGGAGGCcggggtggtggcggtggcgagcGGGCGGAGCAGCAAGCTGGTGCGGAGCCTCTACTGGCGCCTGCGCGCCGGGATCCGCCGCCTGAAGTCGCCGGACCGGCGGCGCAGGTGGCGCGGGCGGGAGCGCTTCAGCTTCCACTACGACGCGCTCAGCTACGCCCTCAACTTCGACGAAGGCCGCGCTGGCGCAGACTTCGCCCTAGTATGA
- the LOC100822763 gene encoding uncharacterized protein LOC100822763, translated as MGCGASKWKDPGSRRQGRPRSVGEMVIFLPGLRVPRTVDFSQSFGDHLDKSIVERLSALRARVVAMSMQESVVALKKPRRGSTTRHGGSGTANLLQALEEYLPVLLGLVKSSELRNKVQFVWANQEDDAEETAMTDAWYEVLSVLHLMAMVCFLQANYLLLPRSYGDGYGPRVSEESRRATVDVFLKAAGYLDCAFHQVLPQIPPEKRRELPVDIVEGNLKALSLQGLGQGVDMQLGLAIDNPKATLAVKRRLACEMIKYWQQIKDSIPELPLTDGWGKKHTLFVKWKYAEAKASAYYFHGLILDEGDTEKSDEMAISSLQASEEFLKESKKASEAFHSTPPTSRISIPFGTTKYLLDRIPRDTISKLQDNQHLYTQEGTSNTGISRMITPPPPLPDFPLALNPEEYELPQLDPLWKKEANN; from the exons ATGGGTTGTGGGGCGTCGAAATGGAAGGATCCCGGCAGTAGACGCCAGGGGAGACCAAGAAGCGTCGGTGAGATGGTCATCTTCCTCCCGGGGCTCCGGGTACCGAGAACCGTAGACTTCTCGCAGTCCTTTGGTGATCACCTGGATAAGAGCATAGTGGAGAGGCTGTCAGCTCTAAGAGCAAGGGTTGTGGCAATGTCAATGCAGGAGTCAGTGGTGGCCCTGAAGAAGCCGAGGCGAGGGAGTACGACGCGGCACG GAGGGTCTGGCACTGCTAATCTTCTCCAGGCTCTGGAGGAGTACCTACCAGTTCTGCTAGGGCTGGTGAAAA GCAGTGAGCTGAGAAACAAAGTGCAGTTTGTTTGGGCTAACCAAGAAGACGATGCTGAG GAGACAGCAATGACAGATGCTTGGTATGAGGTGCTGTCTGTGCTGCACTTGATGGCCATGGTGTGCTTCCTGCAGGCCAACTACCTGCTTCTTCCTAGGTCATACGGTGACGGCTATGGGCCCAGAGTATCTGAAG AGAGCAGGCGAGCTACCGTTGATGTTTTCTTGAAAGCAGCTGGGTACTTGGATTGTGCATTTCATCAAGTACTTCCGCAGATACCGCCTGAAAAAAG AAGGGAACTCCCCGTAGATATAGTTGAAGGGAATCTAAAAGCACTTAGTTTGCAAGGACTTGGTCAG GGAGTTGATATGCAACTAGGATTGGCAATTGATAATCCAAAGGCCACTTTAGCAGTAAAACGGCGTTTAGCTTGCGAGATGATCAAATATTGGCAACAG ATTAAGGACAGCATACCAGAGCTTCCTTTAACAGATGGATGGGGAAAAAAGCACACACTATTTGTAAAGTGGAAGTATGCTGAAGCAAAG GCTTCTGCATACTATTTCCATGGGTTGATTCTTGATGAGGGAGACACCGAGAAATCAGATGAGATGGCAATATCCTCCCTACAAGCATCAGAGGAGTTTCTAAAAGAGAGCAAAAAGGCTTCTGAGGCCTTCCATTCAACTCCTCCAACATCAAG AATATCAATTCCTTTTGGGACAACCAAATATCTCTTGGACAGGATACCAAGAGATACAATAAGCAAGCTCCAGGACAACCAGCACCTGTACACCCAAGAAGG AACTTCAAATACAGGAATCAGCAGGATGATCACACCACCGCCTCCATTGCCAGATTTTCCGTTGGCCCTAAATCCTGAGGAATATGAGCTTCCCCAATTAGATCCACTGTGGAAGAAGGAAGCTAATAATTAA